One Pelorhabdus rhamnosifermentans genomic window, GTAATGGAGCCTGTAATACTGCCGAGTCCGCCTAAAACAACCATGGTCAAAATATCGAAGGACTTCATAAAGGTAAATGAAGCTGGATGGGCAATGTAAAAGTAGTGCGAGAACAGACAACCGGCAATGCCAGCAAAAGCGGCGCCAATGGTAAAGGCCAGCACCTTGTATTTGGTTGTATCAATTCCCATGGCTTCGGCAGCGATTTCATTTTCGCGTAC contains:
- a CDS encoding branched-chain amino acid ABC transporter permease, producing the protein VRENEIAAEAMGIDTTKYKVLAFTIGAAFAGIAGCLFSHYFYIAHPASFTFMKSFDILTMVVLGGLGSITGSIT